From Dechloromonas sp. A34:
AATCAAACTGAACTGTCGTGCTCATGGTGAGGCTCCTAGCACGGTATAGACACGTTCATGAACGGCGGAGCAATCACTTCTTGGAGCACTTGGCCGTGAACCTTGGCTCCTTTCGAGTTCGACTCGACCGCTTCGAAATCATGGGCGCGGCGTTCAACATCGAAACTCTCGGGCCAGTTTCCAGCAAGGCTGTGCTCGGCCTTGTCCACGTGCAACGCGCTCACTGACTCAAACTCCTTTGGGTCACAAGATACGCGGACGGGTACCAGCGGGTCTCCTGGTAGCCTGTGAAACAGGACGCTCGTCGACAGCGTGCCGCCTCCAAACGATACCTCTTGGCCTCCCCCCTCCGGTCGCAACTGAATGAGCCACGAGAGTGCCATCTTGAGCATGTCGGTGCTGATAACCCACTGCCGTCCCGGAGTGGACACGGCGCCCGCTCCCTTCATGGCGCGGAGGAAAGCGTCCATGAATAGGGAAGGACCGCTCGCCGAACCAAACGCACGGGTTCCGAGCTTGCTTGCGCGGATGAGGCACTGCTCGGACTTGGCCAGGTTTTCGTTCCGCACCTCCTGCACAATGGTCCTCGGACGCACATTCTCGTAGCGCCTCGAAAATGGGACCTCCGTGCTGCAGGCATCGATGAGGAACAGCTGACGGCGTCCCTTCATCTGCCGCATGGCATTCGCCAACAGCTCCGGCTCGATGGCGTCCTCAAAGGGCGCGCGCACATTCGAGCCAAAGTCCTCAGCTAGGAGAAGCTGCATCTCGCCAATGCGCAGGCCATGACCGCAGAAATAGAAGATAGCTAGGTTATCCTCATGGGTGTCGACGTCGTCCGACCACTCACCGACCTCGTCGGCAATGTTTTTGAAGGTCGGCGAGGAAACGTTGAGGTCCGAAGCTCTTCTTGAAGAGGACCCTAAAACTCGGAGCGTGTGCAGCGGCGTGTCCGCCACGTCTAGTTCCATCTGCAACCACCCAGCGAACGCTTCAACCGAGTAGAGCGGTGTTTCCAGGTCTACGAAGCCGCCCTCTGGGGCGTCGTCCCCCAAGAGGTCTGCAGCCCTCGCATTGGCAAATGTACCGACGCCGATGAGAATCACATGGACTCCAGGCTCGTTCTGCTGGCGTCTATCTAATATCAGAGCCATGTTGACTCCGGTCTGTTTGTGTCAACTCGGTCGCAAGTAGCTACACGCCACCTGTCTGATATGGGCGCACTTAACCCCGTGCCGTCAAGAAGCATCTTCAAGTCCCCCCCCTTGGCCACCGTATTAATTAAGCGGTTCCTCTTATAGAACCATACGCACCTTGTATAGTGGAACGTCATTTCCTGATGACTATACAGGCAGTCACCTTGGCCGCCAATCCGGACTAGCTAGCGTAGGCTCGGTTCCAGGTTCAGGCGCCCATTGCAGGTGCTGTGCAATGACCTCGGCTAGCCTAGTGCCCGCCAACGAACATCAGTTCATAGACATGTCCTCCAACCTTGTCCACCGAGAGCAACAACTTGCTTCCCAAGCGGAAATTCGGCGAAAAATTTAGACCGACTCCCAGCCTGCAGCGGAAATCTTGCTCTGAGCAGCCTCTCCGTTTCTTTTCATTTGAGTGCGGTATTAGGTAATTTGCCCATCGTCAGAATGGCAGCAGCGTGGTTGCGAGCCCGCCCATTGAGGGATTGGTCCGCGTACTGGCAAGGCAACAAGCGGCTGCAGGGCTCGGTGGGTTAGTTTTGAGGATGGCCAGATGTGGCGCCGGTCAAAGCCACACGGAGCGCTGAAGCAGCGGTTCCGTCAAAGCAACCTACACGGAGTGGCTATACCGCCTATCCCATTGGTTGCTAGACAGTTTTGGCCGTGTTACAAAGGGAGGCGACGTAGGAAGCTGGCACTTCCCACGTCACAGGGTTATTTAGACTCAAAGCATCAATATTGCAAAGACCAGTGCCCAAGAGAAGCCCCGCGTGCGGGCTTTCTTATGACTACAGGATTTGCCCTTCAGGAGCCACCGAGAGAACCGTTCCCGTGTGGCGGCTATTTCATGCTGATATTGCCCTATAAAGCGTGGCCCGGCCGATGCCCAGGTTCTTCGCAACCTCTGTCGCTGGCGTTCCGGCTTCGAGGAGCTTCTTGGCTGCCGCCACCTTCGAGTCGTCCATGACCTTCTTGCGCCCACCTGTCCGACCGCGAGCCTTTGCAGCCGCCAAGCCAGCCTGTGTTCGTTCCCTGATGAGTTCCTTTTCCATCTGCGCCATCGCTGCCATGATGTGAAAGAAAAGCCTGCCGCCCGGCGTCGAGGTGTCGATACTGTCAGTCAGACTCCGAAACTGGGCACCTCGTTTTTGCAGGTCCTCAACCAGGTCGACAAGCCCTTTGACGGTGCGGCCCAACCTGTCTAACTTCCAGACGACCAGCGTATCTCCCGACCGAATATATTTGAAGATTTCCTCAAGGCCAGGACGTGCGTTGACTGCACCGCCCGACTTGTCGGAGAAAATTTGCTCGCACCCAGCGGCTTTAAGCGCGTCAAATTGCAGGTCCAACTTCTGGTCGTCGGTCGAGACTCGGGCGTAGCCTAGAAGCACTG
This genomic window contains:
- a CDS encoding recombinase family protein, which codes for MLLGYARVSTDDQKLDLQFDALKAAGCEQIFSDKSGGAVNARPGLEEIFKYIRSGDTLVVWKLDRLGRTVKGLVDLVEDLQKRGAQFRSLTDSIDTSTPGGRLFFHIMAAMAQMEKELIRERTQAGLAAAKARGRTGGRKKVMDDSKVAAAKKLLEAGTPATEVAKNLGIGRATLYRAISA
- a CDS encoding caspase family protein, whose amino-acid sequence is MALILDRRQQNEPGVHVILIGVGTFANARAADLLGDDAPEGGFVDLETPLYSVEAFAGWLQMELDVADTPLHTLRVLGSSSRRASDLNVSSPTFKNIADEVGEWSDDVDTHEDNLAIFYFCGHGLRIGEMQLLLAEDFGSNVRAPFEDAIEPELLANAMRQMKGRRQLFLIDACSTEVPFSRRYENVRPRTIVQEVRNENLAKSEQCLIRASKLGTRAFGSASGPSLFMDAFLRAMKGAGAVSTPGRQWVISTDMLKMALSWLIQLRPEGGGQEVSFGGGTLSTSVLFHRLPGDPLVPVRVSCDPKEFESVSALHVDKAEHSLAGNWPESFDVERRAHDFEAVESNSKGAKVHGQVLQEVIAPPFMNVSIPC